The window TTCAATAAAAGGCATGAAAGCTATCAAATGCGATGGTCACATGAACATTCCAGATGGTGAGGTATACACTGCGCCTGTCAAAGATTCTGTAAATGGTTATATAACATACAATACACCTTCGAACTATGCAGGGTTCAAGTTTGAAAATATAAGATTTGAATTTAAAGATGGAAAGATTGTAAAGGCAACTGCTAACAATACAGAGAAGCTCAACAAGATACTGGATACCGACGAGGGTGCAAGGTATATTGGTGAATTTTCAATTGGTCTGAATCCATATATTACAAAGCCCATGGAAGACACGCTTTTTGATGAGAAGATTGCAGGAAGCATTCATTTTACACCAGGTAGCGCATACGAGGATGCTGACAATGGCAACAGATCAGCTGTGCATTGGGACATTGTACTCATTCAAACACCTGAATATGGTGGTGGGGAAATTTACTTTGATGGAAAGCTCATTAGAAAAGATGGAAGATTTGTGATAAAAGAACTTGAGGGCTTGAACCCAGAGAACTTAAAATAGACTCTTTACTTGAAAAAATTTTTTCACAGTATTTGCCTTTTAAGAATATCATAGAAGTAGACATAATATATTAATTGAGGATGAAAAATGGAAAATTATCTTTCTGCTCAGCAGCTTGGGACATTTGCTGGTATTGCTATCGCTACGAATGTAATTGTCCAGTTTACAAAAAGCATTTTTAAAAAACGGTGCAAAGATTATGTAATCAGAATATACACATTTGTTATAACTTTTATTCTTTCGTTTATCTTCATACCTCATCAAAATACACCTAAGGATATTATGCTTCTTATCATTAATTCCATACTGATTTGCATGACTTCATTTGGAAACTATGAGATTTTTAAAGACACATACAGAAACAATAAAAACTAAAAATTGATAAGGCTGCTCAGCAACCAAAGTTTCAATTTTTAGCACCTTGACTTGGCTGGCAGCCTTATTAGTTTCTTTGAAAACCCCCTGATTCAAACTCTTTCAAGACATACAAAAATCATTATAGCCTTGTGAGCATGAAGTCTATTTTCTGCCTCATCAAATACCCTCGATTGCGGACCGTCTATAACCTCTGAGGTTACTTCAAACCCTCTGTATGCTGGAAGACAATGCAAGAATATCGCATCATCCTTTGCTAATTTCATAAGAGAGCTGTCTACCTGATATCCTTCAAAATCCCTTATTCTTTTTTCCTTTTCTTCTTCTTGCCCCATCGAAACCCATGTGTCTGTATAGACAACATCAGCGTCTTTTACAGCCTCTTTTGGACTATTAGTAAAGATGACATTACTTTTGCTCTTTTTTGCCTCATCAAGTGCAAAATCTACAACCTCTTTCTTTATTTCATAGCCGGGTGGAGTTGCAATTGCAATGTCAAGACCAAGTTTTGCTGCGCCTACCAAAAGTGTGGCTGCTACATTGTTGCCGTCTCCCACATATGCTATCTTTATATTACTGAGCCTTCCTTTTTCCTCAAAAATTGTCTGAAAATCAGCTATGATTTGGGTTGGATGATAATCATCAGTAAGACCATTTATAACTGGGATGGAAGAGTATTTTGCAAATTCTTCGACCTCTTTTTGTTCATATGTTCTTATCACAATTAGGTCAAGGTATCGCGATAAAACCTTTGCTGTATCTTCTATTGTTTCACCTCTGCCAAGCTGAAGGTCATTTTTCCCAAGATAGAGTGAATATCCGCCAAGCTGATGGATTCCCACTTCAAATGATACACGTGTCCTTGTTGAAGCCTTTGTAAATATAAGTCCTAGCGCTTTGTTCTTTAAATAGGGAAAGTAAAGACCTTTTTTAGCTTCTTTTTTGAGTCTGCTTGCGAGCTCAACCAAATACATAATATCTTCTTTTGAAAGGTCATTTAGATGTAGGAAATGTTTCATAGCACTTCATCCTTTCATCTTTAAATAAATCATTCAGACAGTAAATATCTTTTTCAATCTCATGTAGTAGAGATAGAACGTCCACATAATACAGTGCTGTGTCAATCGATGTCAATGTTGTGATTCCAAACTCCACAGAAAGTCTTCGCAAAACAAAACCAAACTCTTGCATTTTGTCTTTGGATGGAATATTTATTACAAACGAGAATTTGTCTTCAAGTAGCAACTTTTGAGCGGTCTCTTTGTCTATAAACTCTACATTTAGCCCTTTTATATAATCCTTCATGCTATCTAATAGGAACACTTTGTAGTTTACTTCATATAATTTTCGTATTATCTGCTGTATAGCATCCTTTTCACTTTCAGGTGCTAAAATCAAACAACTTCCGCTTTTTACAAATTTGTAATTGGAAGATATGAAAGCTTTGTAAAGAGCAACTTTTAGGTTTTTGGAGACACCAAGAACTTCGCCGGTGGATTTCATCTCTGGTCCCAAGTATGCATCCACCTTTGATAATTTGGAAAACGAAAATACAGGAGCTTTTACTGCAAAAAAGTCTGGTTCTTTTACAAGGCCTGTTTGGTATCCCAAGTCTTTGAGCTTTTTGCCAAGTATGAGTTTAGTTGCAATCTTAATCATAGGAATTCCTGTAACCTTGCTCAAAATTGGCACAGTTCTGCTTGCGCGAGGATTTACTTCTATTACATAAACATTTTCATCTTTGTCAATTACAAATTGAATATTGAAAAGTCCTACAACTCTCAAGGCACGGGCAAGTTTTATGGTATAATCAACAATTTTTTCTTTAACCCTTTCAGAAAGTGTATGGGGTGGGAATACTGCCATACTGTCTCCAGAATGAACACCAGCTCTTTCAATATGTTCCATGATCCCAGGTATTAACACATCTTCTCCATCCGAGATTCCATCAACTTCTGCCTCTTTTCCAAGGATGTATTTATCGATCAAAATAGGATGCTTTATTGATATCTCAATTGCAGCTTTGATATATTTTTCAAGTTCCTCACGGCTGTAGACAATCTCCATTGCCCTTCCGCCAAGAACATAAGATGGTCTTACTAGAACAGGATAGCCAATCTTTTCGGCAACCCTCACCGCATCTTCCAAGCTGTATGCAGCTCCACCGGGTGGATAAGGAATATTGAGGTTTTTGAGAAGATTCAAAAACTTGTCTCTGTCTTCTGCAGTGTCAATGCTTTCCATAGAAGTTCCAAGGATCTTCACACCGTTTTTTGCAAGGTATGAAGCCATGTTTATTGCTGTCTGTCCACCAAATTGAACAATTACACCCATTGGTTTTTCCTGTTTTATTATATCTAAAACACATTCTTTTGTAAGAGGTTCAAAAAAGAGCTTGTCTGATGTATCAAAGTCGGTTGATACTGTCTCAGG is drawn from Caldicellulosiruptor diazotrophicus and contains these coding sequences:
- the argF gene encoding ornithine carbamoyltransferase: MKHFLHLNDLSKEDIMYLVELASRLKKEAKKGLYFPYLKNKALGLIFTKASTRTRVSFEVGIHQLGGYSLYLGKNDLQLGRGETIEDTAKVLSRYLDLIVIRTYEQKEVEEFAKYSSIPVINGLTDDYHPTQIIADFQTIFEEKGRLSNIKIAYVGDGNNVAATLLVGAAKLGLDIAIATPPGYEIKKEVVDFALDEAKKSKSNVIFTNSPKEAVKDADVVYTDTWVSMGQEEEKEKRIRDFEGYQVDSSLMKLAKDDAIFLHCLPAYRGFEVTSEVIDGPQSRVFDEAENRLHAHKAIMIFVCLERV